A genomic stretch from Mycolicibacterium gilvum includes:
- a CDS encoding RNA-binding domain-containing protein, with product MALDFDTSAPLRSPQSVTALVEAIHRADPGSQETHWLECKSTLDFGSKADRFAAARAIIAFANRDPVSAGRDCGGEAYLVVGVAPGQLVGVTEVLDAAALHDKLRPYVDGPQWSVDYFKVEGHDVAVFTVAAPRPGDRIHSLVTTYENNRSGTVFHRGVASSPPATHRELIMLQDRLLKDPPRPLGEQFRDAVEQGNPLVVARLMRATVQQLQAARADPQVFPNTFASRQPVEQLRQYLAMAQSYEELTAPLLDQLITACAWPNADHERIWADTMAALAQPAPLSDTVTGQMRVGATQALIVEGRDDRLQALALLPATLALYAGSISAVQGRNFGALRALTTDATVPWSITHPNLRVTVIERVGPWEALSREDSLALTLRAAQVASDDAELEHLLGEIAQHRRRKPPFVASSYLFDALQPHFAGLYGLPRYGELFDETEIMFSLVVADQMAQDRVFTEPWLGLFVTDASHTARLEDSRYGAVLAEVNAAGDDWPPLQAGLFGGSIHRLSAALQRVTEYTEQMRHRVF from the coding sequence ATGGCTCTGGACTTCGATACGTCGGCTCCGCTGCGGTCACCGCAGAGCGTGACCGCTTTGGTGGAGGCGATTCATCGCGCCGACCCGGGAAGCCAGGAAACCCATTGGCTGGAGTGCAAGAGCACGCTGGATTTCGGGTCCAAGGCTGATCGGTTCGCCGCGGCGCGCGCCATCATCGCGTTCGCCAACCGCGATCCGGTCAGCGCGGGCCGTGACTGCGGTGGGGAAGCCTATCTTGTGGTCGGCGTCGCGCCGGGGCAACTCGTCGGCGTCACCGAGGTCCTTGATGCTGCCGCGCTGCACGACAAGCTGCGGCCCTACGTGGATGGTCCGCAGTGGTCGGTGGACTATTTCAAGGTCGAGGGCCATGACGTCGCGGTGTTCACCGTCGCCGCGCCGCGCCCCGGCGACCGAATCCACTCGCTGGTCACCACCTATGAGAACAACCGGTCGGGCACGGTGTTTCACCGCGGCGTGGCCAGCTCACCCCCGGCCACGCACCGTGAGCTGATCATGCTGCAGGATCGGCTGCTCAAAGATCCGCCCCGCCCGCTGGGCGAGCAGTTCCGTGACGCGGTGGAGCAGGGCAACCCGCTGGTGGTTGCCCGGCTGATGCGCGCCACGGTCCAGCAGCTGCAGGCGGCCCGTGCTGACCCGCAGGTGTTCCCGAACACGTTCGCCAGCCGCCAACCGGTAGAGCAGTTGCGCCAGTATCTGGCGATGGCGCAGAGCTACGAGGAGCTCACCGCCCCGCTGCTGGATCAGCTCATCACCGCATGCGCATGGCCCAACGCCGATCACGAGCGCATCTGGGCGGACACGATGGCTGCGCTGGCCCAACCGGCACCGTTGAGCGACACGGTGACCGGACAGATGCGGGTCGGCGCCACCCAAGCGTTGATCGTGGAAGGCCGTGACGACCGTCTTCAGGCGTTGGCGTTGCTACCGGCCACACTGGCGCTCTACGCGGGCTCGATCTCTGCGGTCCAGGGACGAAACTTCGGTGCCCTGCGGGCGCTGACCACCGACGCCACCGTGCCGTGGTCGATCACGCACCCCAATTTGCGGGTGACGGTGATCGAGAGGGTGGGCCCGTGGGAGGCGCTGTCGCGCGAGGACAGCTTGGCGTTGACGCTGCGGGCGGCCCAAGTCGCCAGCGACGACGCGGAATTGGAGCACCTGCTGGGCGAGATCGCCCAGCATCGACGGCGTAAGCCGCCGTTTGTCGCCTCGTCGTATCTGTTCGACGCGCTGCAACCGCACTTCGCCGGCCTCTACGGCCTGCCGCGCTACGGCGAGCTGTTCGACGAGACCGAGATCATGTTTTCCCTCGTCGTGGCCGACCAGATGGCGCAGGACCGCGTATTCACCGAGCCGTGGCTGGGTTTGTTCGTCACCGACGCCAGCCACACCGCCCGCCTGGAGGACAGCCGCTACGGCGCGGTGCTGGCTGAGGTGAACGCCGCCGGTGACGACTGGCCGCCGCTGCAGGCGGGCTTGTTCGGCGGGTCAATACACCGCCTGTCGGCCGCCCTGCAGCGCGTCACCGAATACACCGAACAGATGCGCCACCGCGTCTTCTGA
- a CDS encoding MPT63 family protein, whose protein sequence is MKITTVLATTAAAAGIGVLSAPIALADNPTPNLVTLGQPAELINGSVVQAWTISGLKPSSDVIPWHVRGALWEATATNTAVAGTVQPIVSDLNARARNGDTYRTLFLVATPQGVNPAALAQGQQTSGKIYFDVTGAQPDSVVYNDGARDLAVWLTPPPAPPAPAAGGSAPYRGTPSASSPAQDTEAAPAAVPPAAETPMTPAPASVGTPLTPGSVGTPLPTGSAGTPLPTGDAVAPGGTPAPAGSPSVTTTPDISTGTPLPAETPAPAAAPAPTATPAGSAGTPLPAPEVAPAAGAATPAAPVTTTPVPMP, encoded by the coding sequence GTGAAGATCACGACCGTGTTGGCGACAACCGCAGCGGCCGCCGGGATCGGTGTCTTGAGCGCACCAATCGCGCTGGCCGACAACCCCACTCCGAACCTGGTGACGTTGGGGCAGCCAGCCGAACTGATCAACGGGTCGGTGGTGCAGGCCTGGACAATCAGCGGGCTCAAGCCCAGCAGCGACGTCATCCCCTGGCATGTTCGCGGAGCGCTGTGGGAAGCCACCGCCACCAACACGGCGGTCGCGGGCACCGTTCAGCCCATCGTGTCCGACCTCAACGCGCGGGCCCGCAACGGCGACACCTACCGAACGTTGTTCCTGGTCGCCACCCCCCAGGGAGTCAACCCGGCCGCGCTCGCCCAAGGGCAGCAGACCTCAGGAAAAATCTACTTCGACGTGACCGGCGCCCAGCCCGACAGCGTCGTCTACAACGACGGTGCCCGCGACCTCGCGGTCTGGCTGACCCCGCCGCCCGCACCGCCAGCCCCCGCGGCCGGCGGCTCGGCCCCCTACCGGGGAACCCCCAGTGCCAGCTCGCCAGCGCAAGATACCGAAGCCGCCCCGGCAGCGGTCCCGCCGGCAGCCGAAACGCCTATGACGCCCGCACCCGCCAGCGTGGGCACACCACTGACCCCCGGCAGTGTCGGTACGCCCCTGCCCACCGGCAGCGCGGGAACTCCCCTGCCGACCGGCGACGCCGTCGCGCCCGGCGGCACCCCAGCCCCAGCGGGTAGCCCATCGGTCACGACAACCCCCGACATCAGCACAGGAACCCCGCTGCCGGCCGAGACCCCCGCCCCCGCCGCCGCTCCCGCGCCGACCGCGACGCCCGCGGGTAGCGCCGGCACCCCCCTGCCCGCGCCCGAGGTAGCCCCGGCCGCCGGTGCGGCAACGCCGGCGGCGCCCGTCACCACCACGCCGGTACCGATGCCCTGA
- the mobF gene encoding MobF family relaxase, translating into MLTISRLSRWSIGYYNDTANQARQASMDRQAAGGGLGEYYSEGDTRVPTWVVVGDKATVGEATGLDGAALDGGFADTEVAARWLDDGVTPNGEAGRAFGTNGVHGFDLMFAAPKSVSLLRSLTDDVAEKVMQNAHVKAVEAAMTYLHEHAGYTRVHNPLTSNKDLQRLPGLVAIAYQHETSRCGDPHLHTHVIVPNRQVRADGRLVSIDSKSLYHEAKAAGIIYQATLRHELHAERGFEWQPVDEHSGMAEIAGVTAASIKAWSQRSTRLREWAKDNLVVVDGEPTAAQLATAQKATRPTKPEQLAWDELKTMWRADARGLDLDRDAHFAAREARRAQARTPLDRARIAHMAARIDKAAFTRADMVEIVGAQLPVGAVGEPRALIEAFVDDVGVRISAPREAHHREGHEKYTVDAIMLEESRILDMVDTSDNRSRLDVRAADLGDLSADQERAIRNIAVSPFLVQPLQAPAGAGKTHSLKALRAAAHRANKEVLVLAPTGKAVDEAMQEEAGDRGLTVAKALKLIEDNNLAIDRRTVVVVDEASMVGTPELKKLLSAAVAGRAKMVLVGDPYQLAPVKARGGMFEHLCGDLPWSQRLGEVWRMRSAEERDASLALRSGHGNRLRKAVGWYRSHGRLHTGDPIAMAKDAGDAYLADRAAGKDSLMVCDSWEMADALNQRVHNALVGDGPSVRAARDQRIAVGDIIISRENDISIPVHPGAEHPVGQAVDQVRNGNRWRVAGIDEKTNRVAAERLTDKARVVFDGDYLRQNVTLGYAVTVHSAQGVTVGNKTTPGVCHSILADTSSRAMAYVGMTRAKDENHAYVYQRISGEADHEHSRLVAGADIHVLRRGNKWAAAHHFRTILANDDRPRTMHAEAERTERDLLPQPVSDLLIAQEQRRSARSAVWREHSAAGRAAAAAYQRMATVAETVAERDRDRGRDIDGLEL; encoded by the coding sequence GTGCTGACGATCTCGCGGCTGAGTCGCTGGAGCATCGGCTACTACAACGACACCGCCAATCAGGCCCGGCAAGCCTCGATGGACCGTCAGGCCGCCGGCGGCGGCCTGGGCGAGTACTACTCCGAAGGCGACACCCGGGTCCCGACCTGGGTCGTGGTCGGCGACAAGGCCACCGTCGGTGAGGCCACCGGGCTCGACGGCGCCGCGCTCGACGGCGGGTTTGCTGACACCGAGGTAGCGGCACGGTGGCTCGACGACGGCGTGACGCCCAACGGGGAGGCCGGACGGGCGTTCGGGACCAACGGGGTGCACGGGTTTGACCTGATGTTCGCCGCGCCCAAGAGTGTGTCGCTGCTGCGGTCGCTGACCGACGACGTGGCCGAAAAGGTCATGCAGAACGCCCACGTCAAAGCAGTCGAAGCCGCGATGACCTACCTGCATGAACATGCCGGGTACACGCGGGTGCACAACCCGCTGACCAGCAACAAAGACCTCCAGCGGCTGCCCGGGCTGGTCGCGATCGCCTACCAGCACGAGACGAGCCGCTGCGGGGACCCGCACCTGCACACGCACGTCATCGTGCCGAATCGCCAGGTCAGAGCTGATGGGCGGCTGGTGTCGATCGACTCCAAGTCGCTGTATCACGAAGCCAAAGCCGCCGGGATCATCTACCAAGCCACGCTGCGCCACGAGTTGCACGCCGAGCGGGGCTTCGAATGGCAGCCCGTCGACGAGCATTCCGGCATGGCCGAGATCGCCGGCGTCACCGCGGCGAGCATCAAGGCGTGGTCGCAGCGTTCGACGCGGCTGCGGGAATGGGCCAAAGACAACCTGGTCGTCGTCGACGGTGAGCCGACCGCCGCGCAGTTGGCGACCGCGCAGAAAGCCACCCGGCCCACTAAACCCGAGCAGCTCGCCTGGGACGAACTCAAAACGATGTGGCGCGCCGACGCGCGCGGTCTGGATCTGGACCGCGACGCGCATTTCGCCGCGCGCGAGGCGCGGCGCGCACAGGCGCGCACTCCCCTGGACCGAGCGCGCATCGCGCACATGGCAGCGCGCATCGACAAGGCCGCGTTCACGCGCGCGGACATGGTGGAGATCGTCGGCGCGCAGCTGCCCGTCGGCGCGGTCGGGGAACCGCGCGCGCTCATCGAAGCGTTCGTCGACGACGTCGGTGTGCGCATCAGCGCGCCGCGCGAAGCGCACCACCGCGAGGGGCACGAGAAGTACACCGTCGACGCGATCATGCTCGAGGAGTCCCGCATCCTCGACATGGTGGATACCTCCGACAACCGCAGTCGTCTCGATGTGCGCGCTGCCGATCTCGGGGACCTCTCCGCCGACCAAGAGCGCGCCATCCGCAACATCGCCGTCTCCCCATTTCTGGTGCAGCCCTTGCAGGCTCCGGCCGGTGCTGGCAAAACTCACTCACTGAAAGCGTTGCGCGCCGCCGCGCACCGGGCGAACAAAGAAGTGCTCGTGCTCGCGCCCACCGGCAAAGCCGTCGACGAGGCGATGCAGGAGGAAGCCGGCGACCGCGGCCTGACCGTGGCCAAGGCGCTCAAACTCATCGAGGACAACAATCTGGCCATCGACCGGCGCACCGTGGTCGTCGTCGACGAAGCCTCCATGGTCGGCACCCCCGAGCTGAAAAAACTGCTGTCGGCCGCGGTGGCCGGGCGCGCGAAGATGGTGCTCGTCGGGGACCCCTACCAGCTGGCGCCGGTGAAAGCCCGCGGCGGCATGTTCGAGCATCTCTGCGGGGACCTGCCCTGGTCGCAGCGCCTGGGCGAAGTGTGGCGGATGCGCAGCGCCGAGGAGCGCGACGCCTCCCTGGCGTTGCGGTCCGGGCACGGCAATCGCCTGCGCAAGGCGGTCGGCTGGTATCGCAGTCACGGCCGCCTGCACACCGGCGACCCGATCGCGATGGCCAAAGACGCCGGCGATGCCTACCTGGCTGACCGGGCCGCCGGGAAAGACTCACTGATGGTCTGCGACTCCTGGGAGATGGCCGACGCGCTCAACCAGCGCGTTCACAACGCCCTCGTCGGCGACGGGCCGTCCGTGCGGGCCGCCCGCGACCAGCGCATCGCCGTCGGCGACATCATCATCAGCCGCGAAAACGACATCAGCATCCCCGTGCACCCCGGGGCCGAGCACCCCGTCGGCCAGGCCGTCGACCAAGTACGTAACGGCAACCGGTGGCGCGTGGCCGGCATCGACGAGAAGACCAATCGGGTGGCCGCCGAACGGCTCACCGACAAAGCGCGCGTCGTCTTCGACGGCGACTACCTGCGCCAGAACGTCACCCTCGGCTACGCGGTGACCGTGCACTCCGCCCAGGGAGTCACCGTGGGCAACAAAACCACTCCCGGTGTGTGCCACTCCATCCTGGCCGACACCTCCAGCCGAGCCATGGCCTATGTCGGCATGACCCGCGCCAAAGACGAAAACCATGCCTACGTCTACCAACGGATCAGCGGCGAAGCCGACCACGAACACTCACGCCTGGTCGCCGGGGCTGACATTCACGTCCTGCGGCGCGGCAACAAATGGGCTGCCGCCCACCACTTCCGCACCATCCTGGCCAACGACGACCGGCCCCGCACCATGCACGCCGAAGCTGAACGCACCGAACGTGACCTACTCCCCCAACCCGTCAGCGACCTGCTGATCGCCCAAGAGCAGCGCCGCAGCGCCCGCAGCGCGGTATGGCGCGAACACAGCGCCGCCGGCCGGGCCGCGGCCGCGGCCTACCAGCGGATGGCCACCGTCGCCGAGACCGTCGCCGAACGCGACCGTGACCGGGGGCGCGACATCGACGGCCTCGAACTCTGA